A genomic window from Thiomonas arsenitoxydans includes:
- a CDS encoding TIGR03016 family PEP-CTERM system-associated outer membrane protein, with protein sequence MQTSSRKVLFALTPLAFCLLQAGSACAQAIPGLNLAVPGGGALPQQLEGGETQGGLLTPLGTASAPLPARGNFVQPSVGMSVVQTSNVYFGSNNPARSDTIVSVTPGIAFQTLGPDLRTFGNFALNAQYYARSSYSNTVLPSGTLGLNARLVDQWLYFDAGINSQQNALLTIPAQSTGTATYTTTQYSLSPYIDHRFNDDLRLRARSENVWTRISGNQTGAALSNGRYGKQSIRLDRRPTPLGWGLDAKQEETVYTDSGSLAVRDEIARARVLYAFTPHFEGGLIGGYEHYSTGYASLGHSIYGAQLNWRPNVFTRFDGVVERRFFGTGWDISASQQIQRLSLRLNWNRAPSSYLASLQTIPSGVSLSTLLGGMLASQYPDPAARAQAVQNLLAVTGLPATLPNAVNYYTQSATLQDTLTLTGVLLAQRNSYTVSVFHTKTQDLILPGSPPLNNLLLASADYVQNGIGLSYGRRLTPVMSLNVGLLRALSTGFGPNEGVSTRQTTFIVQLSRRLSPQTILVLGARRQLLDTANSGILSANESAVYAGVTHQF encoded by the coding sequence ATGCAGACCTCTAGCCGCAAAGTCTTGTTCGCGCTGACCCCGCTGGCCTTTTGTCTTCTGCAGGCGGGATCGGCTTGTGCGCAAGCCATTCCCGGGCTCAATCTCGCCGTGCCCGGCGGTGGGGCACTGCCTCAGCAGCTCGAAGGCGGCGAAACGCAGGGTGGGCTGCTGACACCGCTGGGAACGGCCAGTGCACCGCTCCCAGCGCGTGGCAACTTCGTCCAGCCCTCTGTGGGCATGTCGGTCGTGCAGACCAGCAATGTCTATTTCGGCTCGAACAACCCCGCGCGCTCCGACACCATCGTGAGCGTCACCCCGGGCATTGCGTTTCAAACCCTCGGGCCCGACTTGCGCACTTTCGGCAACTTTGCGCTCAATGCCCAGTATTACGCTCGCAGTAGCTACAGCAACACGGTCCTGCCCTCTGGCACTTTGGGCCTGAATGCCAGGCTGGTCGATCAATGGCTGTATTTCGATGCCGGTATCAACTCGCAACAAAACGCGTTGCTCACCATCCCGGCTCAATCCACCGGCACCGCGACCTACACCACCACCCAATACAGCCTCAGCCCATACATCGACCATCGTTTCAACGATGATCTCCGATTGCGGGCGCGCAGCGAAAACGTCTGGACCCGCATCAGCGGCAATCAAACCGGCGCCGCTTTGAGCAACGGCCGCTATGGGAAGCAGAGCATCCGCCTAGATCGACGTCCCACCCCCCTGGGCTGGGGCCTCGATGCCAAACAAGAGGAAACGGTTTACACCGACAGCGGATCGCTTGCCGTGCGTGACGAAATCGCGCGTGCCCGGGTTCTTTATGCCTTCACGCCGCATTTTGAAGGCGGACTGATTGGCGGCTATGAGCATTACTCCACGGGCTATGCAAGCCTGGGGCACAGCATCTACGGCGCGCAGCTCAACTGGCGACCCAATGTCTTCACCCGCTTCGACGGCGTGGTGGAGCGGCGGTTTTTCGGCACGGGCTGGGATATCAGCGCCTCGCAGCAGATTCAGCGCCTGAGTCTGCGCCTGAACTGGAACCGGGCGCCCTCGTCCTACCTCGCTTCGCTGCAGACCATTCCGTCGGGGGTGAGTTTGTCCACCCTGCTGGGTGGCATGCTCGCCTCGCAGTACCCCGACCCTGCCGCTCGTGCGCAGGCGGTGCAAAACCTGCTGGCCGTCACCGGTCTGCCCGCCACCCTGCCCAACGCTGTCAACTATTACACCCAGTCTGCCACCCTGCAAGACACCCTGACCTTGACCGGGGTCTTGCTCGCGCAGCGCAACAGTTACACCGTCTCGGTGTTTCACACCAAAACGCAAGACCTGATCCTGCCCGGCTCACCCCCTTTGAACAATCTGCTGCTCGCCTCGGCTGACTATGTTCAAAACGGTATCGGCCTGAGCTACGGACGGCGCCTCACCCCGGTGATGAGTCTGAACGTCGGCCTGCTACGTGCTTTGAGCACAGGGTTTGGTCCCAATGAAGGGGTCAGCACCCGCCAGACCACATTCATCGTGCAACTCAGTCGGCGCCTTTCCCCGCAGACCATCCTGGTTCTCGGCGCACGCAGGCAACTGCTCGATACCGCCAATAGCGGCATCCTCAGCGCAAACGAATCGGCGGTTTATGCCGGTGTCACCCATCAGTTTTGA